In Schizosaccharomyces osmophilus chromosome 1, complete sequence, the genomic window GCACTCCCTCTTCTTGTTCCCGTTTACGCATGTCACGTTGAGATTGCTCAACGGCAGATTTTTCAACACTGACGACATCATAAGCGTTACGGGCAAGAGCAGAGGATACGCTGCCCCAAACATGGCGTGTTTCCCATTCTCCAACTTCACTATAAGGTCGAGGAAGAATTGGGGTAGCATTCATAGCACCATAATCTAAGAAAGGAACGGTAGTCTTAGATTTTGTGTCGCTAACCTTGGAAGTGCCTGTCCAGACGCCCTCCACAACGTAATCAGGGTTTGCATTCTTCTCATAAACGGAtgctttaaaagaattctttGTTCCGCTAAAATAACCACGACCAGAATAATCAATCTTTGTGATGTAATTGGAAGTGCTGACGATATAGGTGTTGCCGTACAATTCAATGTAAGGAGTCATGTACCAAAGGCCTTCTAAAGAGATGTGGGGGAGGGTTAAGTAATAAGTCTCGTTAAATTTGTCTAGATGAATGCGAATTTGACCAATTTGGTTCACGTACACAGTACGGCCGGAAAATCCACTTTTATACATATTGTGGGTCTCAACAGAAATGCCTGCCTCTTTACAGATCACGTGGGCGGCAGAAACGGGACCATGATGCGAAACTTGTTCGGCAACCAATTCAACCTTGCCTTTGCTTGAGTCCCAGGAACCATAATATAATTCACCCAAAATGGGATTGAGAGGCTTCTTTTCGGTACCATACTAAACTACGTGtcagttttctttatccAAACTTTATTTCTTAATCAACATACACTCCTGTTTCGGGATGCGTATTCGCGGCTAAGTCCTGCCATATACCATTTCAAAACGGCTAACATGCGGTCTTTGGGGTGTTCATGATCGACAATAGACACGAATAATTCTGGAAATTCAAACCAATAAGACATATATTCAAGCAAAGAAGTTCCCGacagaataaaagaaggagcAGAAAGAGTAGACAAATCTCCAGTGCTAAATGGGTTAGAAGAGATACGAtctcgaaaaagaaaactaagAGAACAGCCATTCAATGCGTcaggaaaacaaatgaacaGAATAAAAGAGGGTCTAAAAAGTCGACTACCAAAAAGGAACCAACGGGTGGATCATACTTGCGAAAATGCAAGTCCGAAATATCTGCCAATAATTCTCCCAAAAATCATCTCTTCTATTCATTCGAAATCCCATGACAAACCAATGTACACAAACAATAAGTGGATATACTTACAAAGTAGCCAagtttttgatgaatccCTTTTCAACCACCAGTTAGTAAACGAATGTCTTTCAAATCACAATCTTTTGCAAACCGACGAGCACAAGCTCACCAAGACAAAAGACAGTACAACTTCATACCATCCAAGAGCTCCTAGAAGGTTATGTATTAGTATTCATAAACAAGCCTCAACTCTAGCAAAACATCATAAATGATCTTCTATTACATACTTGGAAATAGTTTCAAATCCAGGAGCCACGGGCTCCGCTCCTTGTCCAGAGGATTCTGACATTGTGAGAATAGACTGGTTTGGGCAATCTGTGTTAGGTAAACGGTGAGAGAGGGCAGCCGCTTTCTTTTAGTTGTTCACTGGATAAGACAATAGCGCATCGTAAGAAAATAAGTAACGTCATGATAGACACAAATAAGCAGTCTGACTAGCGAAGACGTTCTCAGCCTTcgttaataaacaataagAAATCGCAGAGTAAATGCTCATATAATGATACTAATGATCCTAAGACGATGATgggtttttttcttctttttcgagGTATTAAGCTAGTTAAATGttccttatttttattaaaaatggCCAATCTTGATGCCTAAAAGTCATAGCTGATGATTAAGTTTGAGCTAATTACGTTTCCTTGATTCACTGGGTATATGTACAAAAAAGCACCATTGCAAACCGCtggcttctttttcaatactTTCAATGACCCCTGTTTAGTtgtatcttttttattatatctAATCGCTCATGTTAACACCTCTTTCTTATAACTCTAGGGAAAAGTAAGGCTTGGACATCTTATGTATATTGGTCCTTTCTAACAAAAGCTACCTTCAAGAAAACATTTTACGACGAGATGGAACTTTTGTAAGGatacaaaaatataaatattaaGTATTTTCTAATATCAATTTTTCTCATTCGTCATTTCATGAAAGAAATGTACAAACATACTAAAGGCAACCAGCAGCCACGAACAAAAGTCCTCATAGGGCTGTAAGTCTATCTAAATactaaaataaaataaaaaatttggtaaGCAAGAATGTAGCCCTAGAACAGCACTCCCGCTCCGTctaaataaagaaagcaaCATCGACCATAATATTCATGCACAAGATAATAATAGAAAGCTTCTAAGAAAAACATAAGTATCACAAACAGCAAACAAAGAAGGGAGAGGGAATCAtagataaaaaacaaaaatagaaaagaaccGAAACACATCAGAATAGGATATATAAAAGAgtgaacaaaaaacataatGAGAGCGGgtggaaaataaaataaaaatctaaaccaataaaacataaaatgAGGGTATTATTCaaagataaataaagaagaaactggCAAAGCCAATCACCCACtcgaaaagaagagaatcaATGCGAAGAAACTAACCGCTAAACAGTAAACTCTGATTAGagtttttgattctttccaaaatcatTGCTGTTCATGGGAGCCGCATATGTACTCGTTGTCATAACGGGTTCTAAAGCCGTTGAGTCAGATACATGGGTTAAAGATTGTCCTAACGCCAAGTCTTCCTCATTCATTATTGGATTCGCATATTTGGGCTTGTGGCCATGATGCTTTGTATAAGACCTCGAAAGGCTTTTATTCAACATCTTCGATTGACGTCGTTCAAATTGCTCCTTCGCAGTATCCATGTTGTTCAAATCAACATAGTCAACCATCGTCAATTTCTCTTCATGTTTCGCCAATTCCTCGTCAGAATCGTCTTCAGAAGATACTTCGTCCTTCGGTTTACCAACAGCTTCTGTCTTTCCGGAGTAAACCAAATGAAGTAACGAACGTGCGTCTTCTCGAATCAAAGGTACCATTAAAGGAGTATATGTCGATGGATGACCGAAACAAATCTCACTTTCGACGTGATTAAGAGAATCCTCAACGGAAGAGTAAGGATCCTCAATTATGAAATGCGCCTTAGGGTCTAAGCATATCGCGCAGTAAATCTTGAAAAATATTACAAACGCGAAAGTTGGTATTAGACAAAATGCACGCGTAAGTCCACCACGCGCCCAAATgcataaaaacaaaataacaTTTGCCAACTCAAGTCCAAATAGGATTCTATTTACCACTGGACGCCAAAAACGACCACCGCTTTCTGCAGAAGTTTCCGAAATGTACAtcaaattatatttttgggCCATGTAATTTGAGCAGAATGTTGCCACGGCAAATAGCAATACCAAAGGACTTACGCAGGCATAGCATATTGCGAcggtaaagaaaaacagcACTTTGTTAAGAGAACTGCtgtaaaaaaatttttgagGAGAAGTCCATTCAAAGATATCACGAGGAGTAGgtgaaaaaaatcttttctttataataCGAATAGTTAAGCTGATCGGTTGGGCCATTTGAAACAAGAACGACGTGAATGAATGAGCAATATACATAATccaaaacgaagaaaatcCAACGAAGGCAGTTACTAACCATGGTACCGGTTCAGACGTCTTAAAAATCGTCAGTCCTTCAGcaaaatttccttcttgttcTGTTTTGGCTATAATAAGAGCTATAACCCTCCAAATAACAGAAAGAACAGTATAAATAATGAAGTTATCAAAGGTAAAAATAACGTACAACTTGTTCAGTACTCTCCTTTCTCTCGCACTTTTAGTCAGACTACCCTGGAATGATGAAATTCTACGTAGCACAACTTCCAAGAGGGTAAAGAGCAATGAAGTTAATGCAGGACTGATAATACCTTGAACAATTGACCAGAATCCTGAATGAACATTGAGCTGACGTGAAAACCATGGCCATACATTACCAAGATTCCAGAGGTTTGCtataaaaatagcaaaaagGGCGTTTTCTGGAATCCAGGCAACGAGTAAAgcaatgaaaagcaaatttcCCATAATTCGATTGAAAGCCCGACTACTTCTAGGAAGGGATAGATTATCCCATAACATATCCTCTGGCTGAGGACATCTATGGATTGCTGCTCCAAGAGCCTTTGAGTTCATTCTAGCAATCTGATGAGAAGTGAACGAAGAATTGTAGGTTAAAAACCCATACTGCTCAAATCTATTTTCTTCGAGGGATTCTCGAGCAATGTTCACTCGAAGCGCATAGTTTTCAATCTTTGAGTTGTAGTAATCAATGGCATcaactttttcataattaaACAATCCATGCTTAATCGTATGAACTGGGCGCACTTCCGGTATTTGTTTAGGATCCTTGAAGTACTTTGCAAAGACTGCTTCAAGAGCATACACAGCATTGttgtattttttgacaaGACCGGGAAGATTATTTATGGCATGACAGATGTGGTAATAAATTGGTCTATcactctttttcaaatgagCAGCAACAGCTGCTAAACCTTTTAAAGAACGAAGCGAAGAAGGGATGTCAGCCACCAACAAAGAACGAGTACTAATATTATTTTGGTAAGCAGCACTTCTGTAGTAGCGCTGCTGGATGCGACTTACAATACGATAGTATTTGAATAAGAAAGCCAAGACAACACCATTCATAAAGTATCCAAGTACGATGTGTGCAACTGTCCATTTTCCTGAgacattttgaaaagataacTTCGCATACGCGTTCGTTGCATTGGAAGTGCTATCTGATTCGTTCGAAGCAATAACGTTGATTGGTATCAGAATAAtgcaacaaaagaaagccaaGACGCCAAAGAGATCTCTACAAAATCgagaaaacaagagaaagatTGTGGCATCCGCGCCAATATCATATAGACAATCTTCAACTCTTACATTCCAAAGAGGTTCTATCCATCCGAAGAGACTTTTTTTCATGGGAGGAATGCTGGTATCACGCTTTGCATATTTCAATCTAGGAGAATAAACATACTTAAAAGTCCTTCGAAGACATACAAAGAGCGTTAAGAGTAAGGTCGCAAATAAGCTGGTAAATGCTAAAGAAACCAGGATAGAGTACttatcaaatttttcttgagagttttcattatttatagTTTGTTGAATTTGAGTCCAAAAACTGGTTCGTTTCGTAAAAATAAGCATCGTGAAGGGAAATAATGAATAGGAAGGTTTTTGAGTAAGCTCTGCAAGCAATGGTATATAGAGGAAGAGATATCAAAATGTATATGTCAAATCCTTGTTAATTATGACAAGAACTAGGCTTGATTAGGTACTCAAAGGAAATGTTTGACAAGTTGAATTTAACGAAAGACCAAATTAAAATGGAATGAAGGAATGATTCAACACGCAAAGAGAAATACTGGTACATCCACAATCGATACAGCGAGCAGAATATATAACGGAAGCGGTCAACTCCTTTCTATAAAAAGTTGCTTGATTTCTAAAGTTTGGATGACAGCAGAATATAACAAATCTGATGatttctttccttcaaCTCTTTAATTgggattttttattattatgtTCGTTTTATAAATATGTTGGATGAAATGTAAAACAAAGCAATTCAATTTAGTGACCTGTGAATTGACGACGGTGTATGTAAGAGTGGCTTTGAAATTGCCTGAGGCGCAGGAATGATATTTGTTAAGAAGTAAATTTTCACTTCCACCTGCCTATAAAGAAATTGCCTGTTCTTTTATTTGGTTAGGGGTATGGTTTTGGGTAAATTGCAGTCGCAATGGGATGGTAAATATAAAGGGTATCGACTTAAagagaacaaagaaatgatgCAGAATGCTTGATACGTAAAAGATCAAAGGAAATAcatgtaaataaaatttcttttacatgTACAATATTGCTATTTTGATTGAATGACTACCAGAAACAGAAATCCCTACCATACTATGAAACAcctaaaaaagaatattcttttgtaaacaaacttcaGTGTGAAGTAAAAATGAACAGTAAATACatttaatgaaaaacaTTAATAATAATTATAATCAACAGCTATTGTCGCCTTGAAATCGCCGTATAATGTAATGACATGTAAAGGATGTAGTAGTGCTATTGACTTTGTAAGTCGTAACTATATTAAGCAGTCTTTAATGCTTTATGAGCCCGATCAATCGCTTTCGAAAAACGATCGATTTCCCCTTGTACTTGATCATGATTGTTATCCAGCAGGGCATCCATTATGGAAGGAAAAACGACACCCTCTTTTCCTAACCGATTAGGTCCGTAAATTAGATGCTTGAACCATTCATGGTCAGGAAGGCCGGTCTCATCTAAAAATGCATTTTCAAATCTCGCGAGCTTCGCATTAAAACCTTCTAGCTCTGGATGCTTTTTCGTAGTAAGAAAATAGCTGTTGTGAAGCATAAGGGAATGCCACTCTGAAATCGCAGCCATAAACTTCTTAGAAGTCTGAACAAGCTCCTCATATTCTTGTTTCACATGATCAAACGACAACGACCTCTCTTTAAGAGTCGCTTGAAGCTGTTCTAGTATAGTTCCAAGATACTGAACAGAA contains:
- the osh42 gene encoding sterol transfer protein Osh42; translation: MSESSGQGAEPVAPGFETISKSSWMGFIKNLATFTGDLSTLSAPSFILSGTSLLEYMSYWFEFPELFVSIVDHEHPKDRMLAVLKWYMAGLSREYASRNRSYGTEKKPLNPILGELYYGSWDSSKGKVELVAEQVSHHGPVSAAHVICKEAGISVETHNMYKSGFSGRTVYVNQIGQIRIHLDKFNETYYLTLPHISLEGLWYMTPYIELYGNTYIVSTSNYITKIDYSGRGYFSGTKNSFKASVYEKNANPDYVVEGVWTGTSKVSDTKSKTTVPFLDYGAMNATPILPRPYSEVGEWETRHVWGSVSSALARNAYDVVSVEKSAVEQSQRDMRKREQEEGVQWKRRYFEWQPDESSARNLLAQSVQEIIEPGYWVYVGDTQPECKPGDHPVRRT
- the rsn1 gene encoding plasma membrane calcium ion transmembrane transporter, yielding MLIFTKRTSFWTQIQQTINNENSQEKFDKYSILVSLAFTSLFATLLLTLFVCLRRTFKYVYSPRLKYAKRDTSIPPMKKSLFGWIEPLWNVRVEDCLYDIGADATIFLLFSRFCRDLFGVLAFFCCIILIPINVIASNESDSTSNATNAYAKLSFQNVSGKWTVAHIVLGYFMNGVVLAFLFKYYRIVSRIQQRYYRSAAYQNNISTRSLLVADIPSSLRSLKGLAAVAAHLKKSDRPIYYHICHAINNLPGLVKKYNNAVYALEAVFAKYFKDPKQIPEVRPVHTIKHGLFNYEKVDAIDYYNSKIENYALRVNIARESLEENRFEQYGFLTYNSSFTSHQIARMNSKALGAAIHRCPQPEDMLWDNLSLPRSSRAFNRIMGNLLFIALLVAWIPENALFAIFIANLWNLGNVWPWFSRQLNVHSGFWSIVQGIISPALTSLLFTLLEVVLRRISSFQGSLTKSARERRVLNKLYVIFTFDNFIIYTVLSVIWRVIALIIAKTEQEGNFAEGLTIFKTSEPVPWLVTAFVGFSSFWIMYIAHSFTSFLFQMAQPISLTIRIIKKRFFSPTPRDIFEWTSPQKFFYSSSLNKVLFFFTVAICYACVSPLVLLFAVATFCSNYMAQKYNLMYISETSAESGGRFWRPVVNRILFGLELANVILFLCIWARGGLTRAFCLIPTFAFVIFFKIYCAICLDPKAHFIIEDPYSSVEDSLNHVESEICFGHPSTYTPLMVPLIREDARSLLHLVYSGKTEAVGKPKDEVSSEDDSDEELAKHEEKLTMVDYVDLNNMDTAKEQFERRQSKMLNKSLSRSYTKHHGHKPKYANPIMNEEDLALGQSLTHVSDSTALEPVMTTSTYAAPMNSNDFGKNQKL